From one Humulus lupulus chromosome 8, drHumLupu1.1, whole genome shotgun sequence genomic stretch:
- the LOC133795277 gene encoding uncharacterized protein LOC133795277, whose product MDGGQRFEEEWSKPNCDCGFQCVLGTTWTLNNSTRRFYGCPRYKRNEVDGCGFIRWVDPPSFPVHGESFKEEIGGFLKRLEKMEDNVKQLQIMAEKREEELGSILKMLRDLKSGVCFCVGIFSCVLYILK is encoded by the exons ATGGATGGTGGTCAAAGGTTTGAAGAAGAATGGAGTAAACCCAATTGTGATTGTGGGTTTCAGTGTGTACTAGGCACTACTTGGACATTGAACAATTCTACTAGAAGGTTCTATGGCTGCCCAAGATACAAG aGGAATGAGGTTGATGGGTGTGGATTTATCAGATGGGTGGACCCTCCATCATTCCCTGTACATGGTGAAAGTTTTAAGGAGGAAATAGGAGGGTTTTTGAAAAGGTTAGAGAAGATGGAAGATAATGTTAAGCAACTACAGATTATGGctgaaaaaagagaagaagaactTGGTTCAATATTGAAGATGTTAAGAGATTTGAAATCTGGTGTTTGTTTTTGTGTTGGAATATTTTCGTGTGTTTTGTATATCTTAAAGTAA
- the LOC133796870 gene encoding fasciclin-like arabinogalactan protein 10, with the protein MAAPHPYLILCLSLLALNAVVSAHNITEILSGFPEYSDYNNFLSQTKLCDEINSRQTLTVLVLSNGALSSLTAKHPLSVIKKALSLHVVLDYFDPKKLHQISQGSTLSTTLYQTSGNAPGNLGFVNITDLKGGKVGFGSAAPGSKLDSSYVKPVKQIPYNISVLEISAPIIAPGILTAPAPSASDANITALLEKAGCKTFASLIVSSGVIKTYMTAIEKGLTLFAPNDEAFKAAGVPDLSKLTNAELVSLLLYHSVAGYSPKGTLKTTSSPISTLATNGAGKYELTVSTAGDAVTLHTGVDSSRLADTVTDSTPLVIFTVDNVLLPTELFGKSPSPAPAPEPVTSPSPTPALAPTPGPATEAPTPSAASPPAPPMETPGGAPANSPEADAENSTAKGAGHMHAPALLTALLTVSASVTFSIFLS; encoded by the coding sequence ATGGCCGCACCACACCCTTATCTCATCCTCTGTCTCAGTCTCCTCGCCCTAAACGCCGTCGTTTCAGCTCACAACATCACTGAAATCCTCTCCGGATTTCCAGAGTATAGTGACTACAATAACTTTTTATCCCAAACAAAGCTCTGCGATGAAATCAATAGCCGCCAAACGTTAACCGTCCTTGTCCTGAGTAACGGAGCTCTTTCCTCACTTACAGCCAAACACCCCCTCTCCGTCATCAAGAAAGCCCTTAGCCTTCACGTCGTTTTGGACTACTTCGACCCAAAAAAGCTCCACCAGATCTCTCAGGGCAGCACCCTGTCCACTACTCTTTACCAGACTTCCGGAAATGCCCCTGGAAATCTTGGCTTCGTCAACATCACCGACCTTAAGGGCGGCAAGGTTGGGTTCGGCTCGGCAGCTCCAGGCTCCAAGCTCGACTCCTCCTACGTCAAGCCAGTCAAGCAGATTCCGTACAATATTTCGGTTCTTGAGATCAGCGCCCCAATCATCGCGCCAGGGATCCTGACGGCTCCGGCTCCGTCGGCTTCCGACGCTAACATAACGGCATTGCTTGAGAAAGCTGGGTGTAAGACATTTGCTTCGTTGATCGTTTCAAGCGGTGTGATTAAGACTTATATGACGGCGATCGAGAAAGGTTTGACTCTCTTTGCACCAAACGATGAGGCTTTCAAGGCTGCTGGAGTTCCGGATCTGAGCAAGCTCACCAACGCTGAGCTAGTTTCGCTCTTACTTTATCACTCCGTCGCTGGTTACTCTCCCAAGGGGACGTTGAAGACCACGAGCAGCCCGATTAGTACTCTTGCTACTAACGGTGCCGGGAAGTACGAACTGACTGTATCAACTGCCGGTGACGCCGTTACTCTCCACACAGGAGTCGACTCGTCCAGACTTGCCGACACGGTTACCGACTCAACTCCACTTGTCATTTTCACAGTCGACAATGTGCTGCTTCCGACAGAGTTGTTCGGTAAATCTCCATCGCCTGCACCAGCTCCCGAGCCAGTTACTTCGCCTTCACCGACTCCGGCCCTTGCTCCCACTCCGGGACCAGCGACCGAGGCACCGACCCCCTCCGCTGCTTCACCTCCGGCCCCGCCAATGGAAACTCCTGGAGGAGCACCGGCGAACTCACCCGAAGCTGATGCAGAAAACAGCACCGCAAAGGGAGCTGGTCACATGCACGCGCCTGCATTGCTGACGGCACTGCTCACTGTCTCTGCCAGTGTCACCTTCTCAATCTTCTTGTCCTAA